A part of Paenibacillus donghaensis genomic DNA contains:
- a CDS encoding glycoside hydrolase family 127 protein has product MEQQHRNLIPDTLMLEERAAHAINAMIGMADHDHGYIPFFSADLMHKPAYMVHGDWDYGSSHGRMVDGLILARHMSGEMFGKEVEERYRENLLSFFKEDGMSYRQMNSTHNWEPNANLIDQRAVILSLTSWYMESGDPKVKEAADRHVAALKRIAVKERDVWYYPASEYKETGWPSVNGMQLRLAPDPAAFCGRLVMPLLKYYELTGNEDAYELCQFFTALIVERSGVFNKDGSFNDSLAYRSGHFHTRLGTLDAIARFGMHSGNAAMIAWVKKCYDWALTQCTAFGWTPGDLHEQAYEHETCSLVDLIACGITLAKSGYVEYWGIVERFLRNHLVESQLLDLDWVEQTDDKSHDIPADKSFYKVAERTRGSFAGYSAPNDFVCDVNEGRGHTSDLQICCLGSGTRGLFMGWSNTITEKNGTVSVNFLLNRGSKWLDVSSYLPHEGKVVLDVRSDIARLLVRIPEWAGFTKIGYIREREGTVTEGKGNEASCWVNRHFLTLGPAVAGERITVTFPLSFRKTLENAVGQTFETEWRGDDVVGISPKGTKKPLYSGRKVFDQSPMREGDYRRLDNEFVW; this is encoded by the coding sequence GTGGAACAACAACACAGAAACCTTATACCGGATACGTTAATGCTGGAGGAGCGGGCGGCCCATGCGATCAACGCGATGATCGGCATGGCTGACCATGACCATGGCTACATTCCATTCTTCAGCGCGGACTTGATGCATAAACCCGCCTATATGGTTCATGGCGACTGGGATTACGGCTCCTCTCATGGAAGAATGGTGGACGGCTTGATTCTGGCAAGGCATATGTCCGGCGAGATGTTCGGCAAGGAGGTAGAAGAGCGGTACCGCGAGAACCTGCTGTCGTTCTTCAAGGAGGACGGCATGAGCTACCGGCAAATGAATTCGACCCACAATTGGGAGCCAAACGCCAACCTGATCGACCAACGTGCCGTTATTCTGTCGCTGACGAGCTGGTACATGGAGTCGGGCGATCCGAAGGTGAAGGAAGCTGCGGACCGGCATGTGGCCGCCCTGAAGCGGATCGCCGTCAAGGAACGGGACGTCTGGTATTATCCGGCCTCTGAATACAAGGAGACGGGCTGGCCTTCGGTGAACGGCATGCAGCTGAGACTGGCGCCGGATCCGGCTGCCTTCTGCGGCAGGCTGGTCATGCCGCTGCTGAAATACTACGAGTTAACGGGAAATGAGGACGCTTACGAGCTATGTCAGTTCTTCACCGCGCTGATTGTGGAACGGAGCGGCGTCTTCAACAAGGACGGCAGCTTCAACGATTCGCTGGCCTATCGCAGTGGCCACTTTCATACCAGGCTTGGGACGCTGGATGCGATTGCGCGCTTCGGCATGCATTCGGGCAATGCGGCGATGATCGCTTGGGTGAAGAAGTGTTACGATTGGGCGCTAACCCAATGCACGGCGTTCGGCTGGACACCGGGCGATCTGCACGAGCAGGCCTACGAGCATGAGACATGCTCGCTGGTCGACTTGATCGCTTGCGGCATAACGCTGGCGAAGAGCGGATATGTCGAATATTGGGGTATCGTCGAGCGGTTCCTGCGCAACCATCTGGTTGAATCCCAGCTTCTCGATCTCGACTGGGTGGAGCAGACGGACGATAAGTCGCATGATATTCCGGCGGACAAATCTTTCTACAAGGTGGCGGAGCGTACCCGCGGATCATTCGCAGGCTATTCCGCACCGAATGATTTCGTATGCGATGTCAACGAAGGGCGGGGACATACGAGTGACCTGCAAATTTGCTGCCTGGGCTCGGGTACGCGCGGCTTATTCATGGGATGGAGCAACACGATTACGGAGAAGAACGGTACCGTCAGCGTCAATTTCCTGCTGAACCGCGGCTCGAAGTGGCTCGACGTCAGCAGCTATCTGCCCCATGAAGGCAAAGTTGTACTCGATGTGCGTTCAGATATTGCGCGTCTCCTGGTCCGGATTCCAGAGTGGGCCGGATTTACCAAGATCGGGTACATCCGCGAACGGGAAGGGACTGTGACGGAGGGCAAGGGCAACGAGGCGAGCTGTTGGGTCAACCGTCACTTCCTCACGCTGGGTCCGGCCGTAGCTGGAGAAAGAATCACAGTGACGTTCCCTTTGAGCTTCCGCAAGACACTGGAGAATGCGGTTGGCCAGACGTTCGAGACAGAATGGCGCGGCGACGATGTTGTGGGCATATCGCCCAAAGGTACGAAGAAGCCGCTGTACAGCGGACGCAAGGTGTTCGATCAGTCACCGATGCGCGAGGGTGATTACCGCCGATTGGACAACGAATTCGTCTGGTAG
- a CDS encoding glycoside hydrolase family 2 TIM barrel-domain containing protein, with amino-acid sequence MESPRQSIASLPDYENLSVLQLNTERPRAAAIPFADAQAALGNDRMVSPYYQCLNGDWKFYYSENPSDAPERFYEPMYSCELWDTLPVPSNWQLHGYGVPLYSSSKYPFPVDPPFIPKMNPTGCYVRTFTIQGSWIDRSVILAFDGVDAAFHLWVNGEEVGFGQGSHNRMEFDITAYIRSGENKLAVRVYQWSTGSYLEDQDKWRLSGIFRDVYLLSVPNVHMVDVRIRTRLGESYREGLLELAVTLSNRSDRWGEACGIHAELLGPAHEQLASLELAAAAPDPGAEAVVHAELPVSDPELWSAEQPALYTLLLTLTDAEGKATEVHRYTVGFREVEVKDGQILVNGRRVILRGVNRNEFDPDLGHVTTLEAMVRDITLMKQHNINTVRCSHYPNEERWLELCDQYGLYVIDEADLETHGCVFLGEISRWINNPDEKTAYESRLAEDPEWREAFLDRMIRVVERDKNHPSVIVWSLGNESGYGDNHDAMAAWTRATDPTRPIHYERAKDAPVVDIISSMYPSVDMLIAEGEKAEKRPYLMVEFGHAMGNALGNQQEYWDTVYRYPRLCGGLIWEWTDLSIRRRASDGSLQYTYGGDFGDEPHSGHFCIDGLLFPDRSPKPALLEFKKAIEPVTVHPVQPEKGVLQIGNRYDMLSLAHLAVHFRVYRDGKMLEEGELAPLPIPAGGEELVTIPYRTRPAEGGGEYWLHVSFVLRDHTAWAQAGHEVAWADVPLGNSACSESDADTEAPAGVARAENDRMITVDGDGFTLTFDKLSGEITGWDYEGVSLLTQGPRLNLWRAPVDNDVHLAQQWRDAGYPELDAYVRSVESWTLQDDSAVQIKTDSVLGVKGTRPLFRVEQLYTIYGSGEVMLENRLTPLKEGLPPLPRVGIRFTMPNRFDRFSWFGRGPHECYADRKASGKLGVYEGTVDEQFVPYIKPQESGSKADVRWAAVTDDNGVGLLIAGAGMPLGQVGASRYGTQALSEAKHHTDLIHSGEVEICADLRQTGLGNHSCGFAPTLPAYLLAPELTEFTVRLKPFSGDKQRTDAIRLSMPIARRN; translated from the coding sequence ATGGAGAGTCCAAGGCAAAGCATTGCCAGTTTGCCCGATTATGAGAATTTGAGCGTGTTGCAGTTGAACACAGAGCGTCCCAGGGCCGCTGCTATCCCGTTTGCGGATGCACAGGCGGCTTTGGGGAACGACCGCATGGTCTCCCCTTATTATCAATGTTTGAATGGAGACTGGAAATTTTATTACTCGGAGAATCCGTCCGATGCCCCGGAGCGCTTCTATGAACCAATGTACTCCTGCGAGTTGTGGGATACGCTCCCGGTTCCGTCAAATTGGCAGCTGCACGGCTACGGTGTGCCCTTGTACAGCAGCAGCAAGTATCCGTTCCCGGTTGACCCGCCGTTCATTCCGAAGATGAATCCGACGGGCTGCTATGTCCGGACGTTTACCATCCAGGGCAGCTGGATCGACAGATCTGTCATTCTCGCGTTCGACGGTGTGGATGCTGCTTTTCATTTGTGGGTGAACGGAGAGGAAGTCGGTTTCGGTCAAGGCAGCCATAACCGGATGGAGTTCGATATTACGGCCTATATCCGCTCTGGGGAGAACAAGCTGGCGGTCCGCGTCTATCAATGGTCGACCGGCAGTTATCTGGAGGATCAGGACAAATGGCGGCTGAGCGGGATATTCCGGGACGTGTATCTGCTATCCGTCCCCAACGTGCATATGGTCGACGTCCGTATCCGGACCCGGCTGGGCGAGTCCTACCGGGAAGGCTTGCTGGAGCTTGCCGTCACCTTAAGCAATCGTTCCGACCGATGGGGAGAGGCTTGCGGCATTCATGCTGAGCTGCTGGGACCGGCGCATGAGCAGCTTGCCAGCCTGGAGCTTGCCGCCGCTGCGCCTGATCCCGGTGCGGAAGCTGTCGTCCATGCCGAGCTTCCGGTCAGTGATCCTGAGCTGTGGTCGGCTGAGCAGCCTGCTCTCTATACGCTCCTGCTGACGTTGACCGATGCGGAGGGGAAGGCAACAGAGGTGCATCGCTATACGGTCGGCTTCCGGGAAGTGGAGGTGAAGGACGGCCAGATACTCGTTAACGGCAGACGGGTCATCCTTCGCGGAGTGAACCGTAATGAATTCGATCCTGATCTCGGTCATGTGACAACGCTGGAGGCGATGGTCCGTGACATTACATTGATGAAGCAGCATAACATTAATACCGTCCGTTGCTCTCATTATCCGAACGAAGAGCGCTGGCTGGAGCTGTGCGATCAATACGGGCTGTACGTTATTGATGAAGCGGATTTGGAGACGCACGGCTGCGTATTTCTCGGGGAGATCAGCCGCTGGATCAACAATCCCGACGAGAAGACTGCCTACGAGAGCCGGTTGGCTGAGGATCCCGAGTGGAGGGAGGCATTCTTAGACCGGATGATCCGCGTGGTAGAGCGGGATAAGAACCACCCTTCCGTTATTGTCTGGTCCCTCGGGAATGAGTCGGGCTATGGGGACAATCACGATGCCATGGCTGCATGGACGAGAGCGACAGACCCGACACGTCCGATTCATTACGAACGGGCCAAGGATGCACCGGTTGTCGACATCATCAGCTCCATGTACCCTTCGGTAGACATGCTGATTGCCGAAGGGGAGAAGGCGGAGAAGCGGCCTTATCTGATGGTGGAATTCGGGCATGCGATGGGCAACGCACTCGGCAATCAGCAGGAATATTGGGACACCGTCTACCGTTACCCCCGGTTGTGCGGCGGGTTGATTTGGGAGTGGACGGATCTATCGATCCGCCGCCGGGCAAGCGATGGCAGCCTCCAATACACTTACGGCGGCGATTTCGGCGATGAGCCTCACAGCGGCCACTTCTGTATCGACGGGTTGCTGTTCCCCGACCGCAGTCCCAAGCCTGCCTTACTCGAATTCAAGAAGGCGATTGAACCAGTCACCGTCCATCCGGTGCAGCCGGAGAAGGGTGTTCTGCAGATAGGCAACCGCTACGATATGCTTTCGCTTGCGCATCTTGCCGTCCACTTTCGTGTGTATCGCGACGGCAAGATGCTGGAGGAAGGGGAGCTTGCACCGCTGCCTATTCCGGCAGGAGGCGAGGAACTCGTCACGATTCCTTATCGCACGCGCCCGGCGGAGGGGGGCGGCGAATATTGGCTGCATGTCAGCTTCGTTCTGCGCGATCATACGGCTTGGGCGCAGGCTGGCCACGAGGTGGCATGGGCGGACGTACCGCTGGGTAATTCAGCTTGTTCGGAGTCTGACGCCGATACGGAGGCGCCTGCCGGAGTGGCTAGGGCGGAGAATGATCGAATGATTACCGTAGACGGAGACGGCTTCACCTTGACGTTCGACAAGCTGAGCGGCGAAATTACCGGCTGGGATTATGAAGGCGTATCATTGCTCACACAGGGACCCCGCCTCAATCTGTGGCGGGCGCCGGTCGACAACGACGTCCATCTGGCGCAGCAGTGGCGTGATGCGGGCTATCCTGAGCTGGACGCCTATGTTCGCAGTGTCGAGTCATGGACGCTGCAGGACGACTCAGCCGTTCAGATCAAGACGGATTCTGTGCTCGGCGTTAAAGGTACCCGGCCGCTATTCCGGGTGGAGCAGCTCTATACGATTTACGGCAGCGGGGAAGTGATGCTGGAGAACCGGCTAACACCCTTGAAGGAAGGCTTGCCGCCTCTTCCCAGAGTCGGTATCCGGTTCACGATGCCCAACCGGTTCGACCGCTTCTCCTGGTTCGGCCGGGGGCCGCACGAATGTTACGCCGACCGCAAAGCCAGCGGGAAGCTGGGTGTATACGAAGGGACGGTCGATGAACAATTCGTGCCTTATATCAAGCCGCAGGAGAGTGGAAGCAAGGCTGACGTACGCTGGGCTGCTGTTACGGATGACAACGGCGTTGGACTGCTTATTGCGGGAGCGGGGATGCCGCTCGGGCAAGTTGGCGCAAGCCGGTATGGGACCCAGGCACTGAGCGAAGCCAAGCATCATACGGACCTGATTCATTCGGGCGAAGTGGAAATCTGTGCCGACTTAAGACAAACGGGTCTTGGCAATCATAGCTGCGGTTTTGCCCCGACCTTGCCCGCTTATCTGCTTGCCCCGGAGCTTACGGAATTTACAGTTCGGCTGAAGCCGTTCTCAGGCGATAAGCAGCGGACAGACGCGATCCGGCTATCGATGCCGATTGCGCGGAGAAACTGA
- a CDS encoding methionine ABC transporter ATP-binding protein, whose translation MSEDSFIQMKQVTKSFYKDTHAIEVLKDVNLEVEKGDIFGIIGYSGAGKSTLIRCINGIESLTSGEVTVDKQIVSNLTGKELRQFRRQVGMIFQQFNLMPSRTVHGNIALALRNSGLSKQHKEQRIMELLELVNIRDKRDAYPSQLSGGQKQRVAIARALANHPKVLLCDEATSALDPQTTKSILQFLKDLNRKLGITIVIITHEMGVVKEICNKVAIIDQGVILEQGDVFSVFSNPREPLTKTFLETTSNLSKVDELIRMNSPLVQLEEGQIILKLTYTNTTVSEALISEVSRRFYVNVNIIASDIEIVNDMLLGGLVAVLSGEQAGIDQTLTYLHEKNVVVEVIRDARSSHQPIAAECL comes from the coding sequence ATGTCAGAAGATAGCTTTATCCAAATGAAGCAGGTAACGAAAAGCTTCTATAAAGACACACATGCTATTGAAGTGTTGAAGGACGTAAACCTTGAGGTGGAGAAGGGCGATATATTCGGCATTATTGGCTACAGTGGTGCTGGCAAATCGACCTTGATCCGATGTATTAACGGGATTGAGAGCCTGACGAGCGGCGAAGTGACCGTCGATAAGCAGATCGTCAGCAATCTGACGGGAAAAGAGTTGCGGCAGTTCCGCAGGCAGGTTGGCATGATTTTTCAACAATTTAATCTGATGCCTTCCCGCACTGTTCACGGCAACATCGCGCTGGCGCTTCGAAACAGTGGATTAAGCAAGCAGCATAAAGAGCAGCGCATCATGGAATTGCTTGAACTGGTGAACATTCGGGACAAGCGTGACGCTTATCCGTCGCAGCTGAGTGGCGGGCAGAAGCAGCGCGTAGCGATTGCCCGTGCTCTGGCCAATCATCCCAAGGTATTGTTGTGTGATGAAGCGACCAGTGCGCTTGATCCGCAGACAACCAAGTCCATCTTGCAGTTTCTAAAAGACCTGAACCGAAAACTGGGAATTACGATCGTTATAATTACCCATGAGATGGGGGTCGTGAAGGAAATCTGTAACAAAGTGGCGATCATTGACCAAGGGGTGATTCTGGAGCAGGGCGATGTTTTTTCTGTCTTCTCCAATCCAAGAGAGCCGTTAACCAAGACCTTCCTGGAAACCACGTCCAATCTGAGCAAGGTGGATGAGTTGATTCGTATGAACTCGCCATTGGTACAGCTGGAGGAAGGGCAGATCATCCTGAAATTAACCTATACCAACACAACGGTCTCGGAGGCGTTGATTTCAGAGGTTTCCAGAAGATTCTATGTGAATGTTAACATTATTGCCAGTGATATTGAGATTGTGAACGATATGCTGCTCGGTGGGCTTGTGGCGGTTCTAAGCGGCGAACAAGCCGGCATTGATCAAACCTTGACTTATTTGCATGAGAAAAATGTTGTCGTGGAGGTGATCAGGGATGCTCGATCAAGTCATCAACCAATTGCTGCCGAATGTCTCTAA
- a CDS encoding methionine ABC transporter permease → MLDQVINQLLPNVSKVSDVFYGAVLQTLQMFAIAGFISFVLGLFFGIVLLVCKPNGILANKVVYNLLDKVINILRSIPFIIMIAALIPLTRLVVGTAIGTTGAIFPLVVGITPFFSRQIESALSGIDPGLVESGKAMGMSANELIIHVYLKESIPAIVRATTITSVNLIGLSAIVGVVGGGGIGNFAIMYGYQRNQMDATYVSVIALLIIVSIIELLGKSFLRKTTYY, encoded by the coding sequence ATGCTCGATCAAGTCATCAACCAATTGCTGCCGAATGTCTCTAAAGTATCCGATGTTTTTTATGGGGCCGTTCTTCAGACTTTGCAAATGTTTGCTATCGCAGGTTTCATTTCGTTTGTGCTTGGTTTGTTTTTTGGCATTGTCCTGCTGGTCTGCAAACCCAATGGCATTCTCGCAAACAAAGTGGTCTATAACCTATTGGATAAGGTCATTAATATACTGCGTTCCATTCCTTTTATCATTATGATTGCCGCGCTTATTCCGTTAACCCGACTAGTGGTAGGAACGGCGATTGGCACGACAGGCGCGATTTTTCCGCTGGTGGTTGGCATCACCCCCTTCTTCTCCCGTCAAATTGAATCTGCTCTGAGCGGGATCGATCCTGGATTAGTGGAATCAGGGAAAGCGATGGGCATGAGTGCGAATGAATTAATCATTCATGTTTATTTGAAAGAGAGCATTCCAGCCATTGTGCGGGCCACAACCATAACCAGTGTGAACTTGATTGGGCTGTCGGCAATCGTCGGGGTAGTGGGCGGCGGTGGCATTGGAAACTTTGCGATTATGTACGGTTATCAGCGCAATCAGATGGATGCGACCTATGTTTCGGTTATTGCCTTGCTAATCATCGTAAGCATCATTGAATTGCTGGGGAAAAGTTTTTTGCGAAAGACTACATACTATTAA
- a CDS encoding MetQ/NlpA family ABC transporter substrate-binding protein: MKVRLWVSVLLVFAVLLTGCGGKTDGEASVVKIGVVGEPHKVIWDAVKENLAAEGVEVELSFVTFTDGIIANQALADKELDFTLFQHYAFLEQEVADKGYDFAVIGEALVAPLSVYSKKITDVDQIKDGDKIAIPNNATNAGRALKVLERAGLIEVDASKGYMPTVQDITTNKFNLEILEVDPALIPSLLPDLAAGITNSGIAIDNGLSPITDAIYSIPVDANDETIKPYINIFVARSEDKDNETYQNIVNAYRQDNVAKAMLDEYKGGLLPAWDYQE; the protein is encoded by the coding sequence ATGAAGGTCAGACTATGGGTGAGCGTATTATTGGTGTTTGCAGTACTCTTGACAGGATGCGGCGGCAAGACTGACGGTGAAGCTTCGGTTGTAAAAATCGGGGTTGTAGGAGAACCGCATAAAGTCATTTGGGACGCTGTGAAGGAGAACCTGGCGGCTGAAGGTGTAGAAGTTGAGCTTTCGTTTGTCACATTTACGGATGGCATTATTGCTAATCAGGCATTAGCGGATAAAGAACTAGACTTCACACTGTTCCAACACTATGCTTTTCTCGAACAAGAGGTAGCGGACAAGGGATATGATTTTGCCGTAATTGGTGAAGCATTGGTAGCGCCGCTTAGCGTATATTCCAAAAAAATCACGGATGTGGACCAGATCAAAGACGGGGACAAGATTGCTATTCCAAACAATGCAACCAATGCAGGCCGAGCGCTTAAAGTGCTGGAGCGTGCCGGCTTGATTGAAGTGGATGCCAGCAAAGGCTACATGCCAACCGTACAGGATATTACAACGAATAAATTCAATCTGGAAATTCTTGAAGTGGACCCTGCGCTGATTCCTTCCTTGCTGCCTGACCTTGCTGCCGGCATTACCAACAGCGGGATTGCGATTGATAATGGACTAAGCCCAATTACGGATGCGATCTATTCGATTCCAGTGGATGCTAATGATGAGACTATCAAACCGTATATCAACATCTTTGTAGCAAGATCGGAAGACAAAGATAATGAAACCTATCAGAACATCGTGAATGCTTACCGGCAAGACAATGTGGCCAAGGCGATGCTGGACGAATATAAGGGCGGCTTGCTTCCTGCTTGGGACTATCAAGAGTAA
- a CDS encoding sensor histidine kinase: MKNLRIVQKMALGYLLLVLLPIIVFGGYLYNQFYMDVMSEYSEGKQKLVIQAGEGFRSNLKQVESIHALFLNNQQMIDYLSGNYHLELQHVYNYLKDIRPLFIYAQSRKNEISSIKLYKTLPEVYSVDGELEDLDQMDEEPLALLNEVKVDEGVWLRRSGAETAVLPKLSYYQRIYNNSYTKPLAVLEIITDDSFLRNFLKSVDVNQNMQVLMVQGGETLYHSEGIELDDEQTAGLLAMAEGSDQGYAYLRKERTLVNSLSIPELSTTFYFFSQMDEVFVDIRIKVLILALILLASLVVLTGIYYAAASSLVRRILGLAKHMRQVDESKLTYYEVGKSNDEIDFLTRSYNSLVHRIDELLNTVHKAELMKKEADYLVLQAQIKPHFLYNTLESIRMLAEINNDQEVVNATYTFGRLLRYTLNSGDNETKLQHEIDNVRNYLDMHKLRMLDRLHFSIQILTNIDDIRCPRFILQPLVENCIQHGIGRSRKCGEIDIVVKRECTELLIVITDNGPGISEEHLGLIQGVLDNELDRQALQNENSGYGLYNVSERIRTFYGGQTHLLIESREGEGTTFTLKLTVGMTKAESDDRR; this comes from the coding sequence ATGAAGAATTTGAGGATCGTACAGAAAATGGCGCTTGGCTACTTGCTGCTCGTGCTTTTGCCTATTATTGTGTTCGGCGGTTATTTGTACAATCAGTTCTACATGGATGTCATGTCAGAGTATTCGGAAGGGAAGCAGAAGCTGGTCATTCAAGCGGGTGAAGGGTTCCGGTCGAATCTGAAGCAGGTGGAATCGATTCATGCTCTGTTCCTGAACAATCAGCAGATGATTGATTATCTTAGCGGCAATTATCATTTAGAGCTGCAACATGTATACAACTATCTCAAAGATATTCGTCCGCTGTTTATTTATGCACAATCGCGCAAGAACGAGATTTCATCTATTAAACTGTACAAAACTTTGCCTGAGGTCTACTCGGTCGACGGCGAGCTTGAGGACCTGGACCAAATGGATGAGGAACCATTAGCTCTGCTGAACGAGGTTAAAGTAGATGAAGGCGTCTGGCTGCGGCGCAGTGGAGCGGAAACCGCTGTGCTTCCCAAGTTGAGCTACTACCAGCGTATTTATAATAACAGCTATACGAAACCACTGGCTGTGCTGGAGATTATTACAGATGATTCGTTTCTGCGAAATTTCCTCAAATCGGTTGATGTCAATCAGAATATGCAAGTACTGATGGTACAAGGCGGCGAAACGCTGTACCACAGCGAAGGGATCGAGCTGGACGATGAACAGACGGCTGGCTTGCTGGCCATGGCCGAAGGCAGCGATCAAGGCTATGCCTATTTGCGAAAAGAGAGGACACTCGTGAACTCGTTGTCGATCCCTGAGCTGTCCACGACGTTCTACTTCTTCAGCCAGATGGACGAAGTATTCGTTGACATCCGGATCAAGGTGTTGATTCTCGCACTTATCCTGCTGGCGTCCCTAGTTGTGCTGACGGGGATCTATTACGCGGCGGCGTCCTCGCTCGTTCGGCGGATTCTTGGTTTGGCAAAACACATGCGGCAGGTGGACGAAAGCAAGCTGACTTATTACGAGGTTGGAAAGTCCAACGATGAAATTGACTTTCTGACCCGATCCTACAATTCGCTTGTCCACCGCATTGACGAACTGTTAAATACCGTGCATAAAGCCGAGCTCATGAAGAAGGAGGCGGACTATCTTGTGCTGCAAGCACAGATCAAGCCTCATTTTCTTTACAATACGCTTGAATCGATCCGTATGCTGGCAGAGATCAATAACGATCAGGAAGTGGTCAACGCTACGTACACGTTTGGCCGGTTGCTTCGGTACACGCTGAATTCTGGAGATAACGAGACAAAACTGCAGCACGAAATCGATAATGTCAGGAATTATTTGGATATGCATAAGCTGCGCATGTTGGATCGGCTGCACTTCTCCATCCAGATCTTGACGAATATTGACGATATTCGCTGTCCGCGGTTCATTCTGCAGCCACTCGTGGAGAACTGCATCCAGCACGGCATCGGGCGCAGCCGCAAGTGTGGGGAGATCGATATCGTTGTCAAACGGGAATGCACGGAACTCTTGATCGTGATCACCGACAATGGACCCGGCATTTCGGAGGAACACCTGGGCTTGATTCAAGGCGTGCTTGACAACGAACTGGATCGACAGGCTCTGCAGAATGAGAATTCCGGCTATGGCTTATACAATGTCAGCGAACGTATTCGCACGTTCTACGGCGGACAGACGCATCTGCTTATTGAAAGCCGCGAAGGAGAAGGAACGACATTTACCTTGAAGCTTACAGTAGGGATGACGAAAGCTGAATCGGATGATCGTCGATGA
- a CDS encoding M20 metallopeptidase family protein: MSEWHVTKKIKKHTDLLIQWRRHLHQHPELSFAEFDTAQYIVEQIEKMNLPVAVTRPTPTSVIVRLDGASEGLTLLLRADIDALPIQEDNDLAFKSVNEGIMHACGHDAHTAILLGVVKILGEHAEQIKGTILFVFQAAEEVGGGARELIRTGILQSVDQAYAIHVSPSIPTGQYGVGYGALMAAGEAFDVEILGSGGHAAKPEEANDPINIAIQAITAAKQLLERKTDPLHPKLMSVTYFNAGRNNNVISQQAKFGGTLRTLDVNLLQEVKAHLVQTLKYVTALYGADFHIRFETDGLPPEEPPSQALFNNYQTTRIAANAIENHLGKDRITTVQPSLTGEDFAFISAIVPATMVFVGVRNEALDAVYPLHHPKFRMDEAVLENGVAYFLSLVTELAVWEQPVDPIN; encoded by the coding sequence ATGAGTGAGTGGCATGTTACAAAGAAAATTAAGAAGCATACAGATCTGTTGATTCAGTGGCGGCGCCATCTGCATCAGCACCCGGAATTATCGTTCGCGGAGTTTGATACCGCCCAGTATATTGTGGAACAAATTGAAAAGATGAACCTGCCTGTGGCGGTTACCCGGCCAACACCGACAAGTGTTATTGTCCGTCTGGATGGCGCAAGTGAAGGGCTGACCCTCTTGCTGAGGGCAGATATTGATGCCCTTCCGATTCAGGAGGACAATGACCTGGCTTTCAAATCGGTTAATGAAGGCATTATGCATGCCTGCGGGCATGACGCGCATACTGCGATCTTGCTCGGCGTGGTGAAGATTCTGGGTGAACATGCCGAGCAGATCAAAGGTACAATCCTCTTCGTATTCCAAGCCGCAGAAGAGGTGGGCGGTGGCGCAAGGGAACTGATCCGTACAGGTATTCTGCAGAGTGTCGATCAAGCCTATGCCATCCATGTCTCGCCTTCCATTCCTACAGGCCAATATGGTGTAGGTTACGGCGCGCTGATGGCGGCCGGGGAAGCGTTTGATGTGGAAATCTTGGGCAGCGGCGGACACGCGGCCAAGCCGGAGGAAGCCAATGATCCGATCAACATAGCCATCCAGGCGATTACAGCAGCGAAACAACTGTTGGAACGCAAGACGGATCCGCTTCATCCCAAGCTTATGTCAGTCACCTATTTCAACGCTGGACGGAACAATAATGTGATCTCCCAACAGGCGAAATTTGGCGGGACATTGCGAACGCTGGATGTGAATTTGTTGCAGGAGGTCAAGGCCCATCTGGTTCAAACCTTAAAGTATGTGACTGCCCTTTATGGAGCAGATTTCCACATCCGGTTCGAAACCGATGGGTTGCCGCCAGAGGAGCCGCCATCCCAGGCGTTGTTCAATAATTATCAGACGACTCGTATTGCGGCGAACGCCATCGAGAATCACCTTGGCAAAGACCGCATCACGACTGTCCAGCCATCGTTGACAGGTGAAGATTTTGCTTTTATCTCGGCGATCGTGCCTGCGACAATGGTGTTCGTGGGCGTAAGAAATGAAGCATTGGACGCCGTTTATCCGCTTCATCACCCTAAATTTCGAATGGATGAAGCCGTATTGGAGAATGGAGTCGCCTATTTCCTAAGTCTTGTAACAGAATTGGCTGTGTGGGAGCAGCCGGTCGACCCAATAAACTAA